The genomic stretch CTGAGAGGCGAGGAGCATACCTCCGATCCGACCGAGTTCTCGGGGGGAGATTTCCTCGCATATCGCTCCAATCGGAACCCTAGTAGCCGTCACGAACAGGAGGATCCAAGATGAGTTTCTTGTTCGGGAAGCGGAAGACGCCCGCCGGTAAGACCACTTCTTCCAATCCGGAAAGATTCGCCTTGGAATTTGGTCGGATCGATCGGTCCTAAGCTGCTGGTAGCTTTGTTTTATCCTTGTTTGTCGATGGAGGGGTTTCTTGAGATGCATAGTCATAGACACCAGCCAAGTTTTGTGTTGGTCGGCCGGTTCAGGCTCGGTAGGATTTCTTGGCACAGTTCGTAAGGGAGTAACTTATCGGAGAATGGCAGGAGGTTGAGATTTGAAACCGTGTGGCTCGGTAGTAACTTTTTCTGTTAATAATTAATATGCCGGAGTTGAACTGGCAGCTAAACTTTACTTCAGTTTAGATCTGTTGAAGCCTTCCACCTCTTTCAATTCCTGATCAGATTCAGTGTGTTTTGAAGTTCTTTCTAGTGACATTAGTTGCTTGTACTTCAGTTCGTATGTTTTGAATGAATAATGGTAGAGTTACATTCCGTACCTTATAGCTTAGTTTTTTTATGTTTATTTGTTCTTTCTTTCAGAGCTCTTGAGAGAGAACAAGAGAATGTTGGATCGATCCATCAGGGAAATTGAGCGAGAGAGGCAAGGATTGCAGGCCCAGGAGAAGAAGCTCATCACTGAGATCAAGAAAACAGCTAAAGAAGGCCAGATGGTATGGATTATTGGTAGTTTTTGGAACTTCAAAGTCATACTCTGATTCTGTTGTTTAGCATGCTTGATATTTGGAATAGTTGAAGGCAAATTTGCTTTTGCCTGCTGTTTGTTTGGTTGACACACACAGCTATGGTGTACTACATTTTCTTAGAACCCTGTCTCGCATAGTCACATACTCACATTTCATGGACTCATTTCATTCCCGAGCTTGTAAGATCCATAGCTTGCTCTTTAAGGTCAGCTTAGGGCTCTAAAACTTCTATTCTAAATTATCAAGTATTTACTTCAATAGCCTAGAAATATTTACCTAGAAATCCTTGCTGTCGATGTCTTTCATCTTACAATTTATAACACATAAATGTACATGGAAGTTCCGTGTGCATGTTGCAATTTCATCCATCTTTTATGCAGTGTTTGTGTGCTGACCTTTTGTTACTGCTATAGGGAGCTGTCAAAGTAATGGCCAAAGATCTTATTCGTACCCGGCATCAGATAACAAAGTTCTACCAACTTAAATCTCAGCTCCAAGGAGTTTCTCTAAGAGTTCAGGTAATCATGTGTTTGGTCTTATCCTCTATTTATAATGATGCCTCAATCACCTTGGCAAATATCTACGTTATGCTGCGGTAAGTCACCTTTAGTTTATGTTGTTCTAGTGATGTACCAGTGTGGAACTGGCCATCAAAATCAAGAGAGATAAGAGATTAATTTTTGCTGTCCAACTACCATGTGCTTTCTATAAGCATTGCATTGCCCTACTATGTTGTTAGTTACCTGTAGAAAAAAACTCGGGAAGTcaggataagtgcatttttttattaaatcgATCTGGAGTAGTCGCATTTTTTATTCATTAAACCTTACGAAGTAGTGACTTGGTTTCATATGGAAATTATGGCTTATGATACAATTCCAATATTCTAACTGAAGACTGTATATTCTGCATTCTGGCTATTGCATTGCATCTTAAATTTTGTATTGCATCCATTTTCCCTTCTCCTTATAACATTTTTTATTTGTGCAACTGTTGTAGACGCTAAAATCAACTCAAGCTATGGGTGATGCCATGAAGGGTGTTACAAAAGCAATGGCTCAAATGAACAGGCAGCTAAATCTGCCAGGATTGCAGAAGATAATGCAAGAGTTTGAGCGGCAAAATGAGAGGATGGAGATGGTGAGCGAGGTGATGGGGGATGCCATAGATGATGCTTTGGAAGgagacgaggaggaagaagaaacagaggAGCTTGTGAATCAAGTACTTGATGAAATTGGCATTGATATCAACCAAGAGGTGAGTTACTATGGGTCTTTATCTTCTCGTGAGTGCACACTGGAGGTTAAAATGTGGATTGGTCTTCTAAATGCACAACCATTGATTAAGCTTAGAGGTTGCATAGGATAATACCATGAATTTATGGTCCTCTGTTGTGCCTTATAGTAGCTAGAATGTTTCTGCTCAACCTTTTTAAACTCAACTATCTTCAGGATAGCTTAGTATCACTATCCCAAATTTTGCTTACTCTTATCAGGAGTTACTGTAATGTTATTTTTTACTACCAGTCTTATAGTTCCTGGTTGTATCTTTGAAACAAATGTTCCGTGCcattgtgcatttttttttatctgctTTCCATTATTTTAGATTTTCCCGATATTTGCTCAATAAATACTATATGTTCATTTTTTTGAAACAGCTgtgccatttttttttgagaaattcaTTACATCCAGAATTGGATTAAGCTagagacaaaaggaaaaaaggaaaatcagAAGTGTTGTGATGCTAAATCTGACTTTAAAAGTATCACCATTGCCAAGTGCTTGATCGAGACTGATGTTTCTTAGTCTGCATGGACAGATGTTTAGTGGGAGAATACTGTATATATAATCATCTTGTGTATATTTGCAGCTTGTTGGAGCCCCGTCGGCCGCTGTTGCTCAGCCAGCTTCCGCCGGAAAGGTTGCCCAGGCTGAAAGTGCTGGGGCCGCTGATGGCGGAATCGACGCCGATTTGCAGGCAAGGCTGGACAATCTAAGGAGAATGTAATTGGTGCCCGATGCTGCGTTAAAAAGAAGAGTAGTGCCTTGTAGCACCTTTTCCTGTGAATGTGGATGAATACAACCTACCGAAACAAAGTTTACAAGCCAGCGTGTATGTTGAAACGAATGAAGTGTTCAATATGCCGGTAATAATAACAAATGTATATCTGCGAGTATGTTGTGCTTGGAAAGTCCATGATCAATTGTCGAATGCAACTTCGTCCCCTCTGAATCCATGAAGGATTGTTGTGCGCTCATGCTGTATGTCAGGTTGCACATAAACTTTTGAGTCCAAAAGAAGTGATTTGCGAAATCCTGTTTAAATGCAACGCCAGCAATTTACAGCAACACAAGCTAGAGTGCCCTATTTATTGTT from Setaria italica strain Yugu1 chromosome II, Setaria_italica_v2.0, whole genome shotgun sequence encodes the following:
- the LOC101784637 gene encoding vacuolar protein sorting-associated protein 2 homolog 1, producing MSFLFGKRKTPAELLRENKRMLDRSIREIERERQGLQAQEKKLITEIKKTAKEGQMGAVKVMAKDLIRTRHQITKFYQLKSQLQGVSLRVQTLKSTQAMGDAMKGVTKAMAQMNRQLNLPGLQKIMQEFERQNERMEMVSEVMGDAIDDALEGDEEEEETEELVNQVLDEIGIDINQELVGAPSAAVAQPASAGKVAQAESAGAADGGIDADLQARLDNLRRM